Proteins encoded together in one Desulfovibrio sp. UCD-KL4C window:
- a CDS encoding acylneuraminate cytidylyltransferase, whose protein sequence is MPNDYIRLSFLMRKPAKVALFCEGTPEKGFGHIGRCLALGAALKDKHSSNCLFVFRGSESARNKIYEAGFEVVKVSAFESYVFSDEDAVVLDLLVPLASSFFTNAAAKKILICTIDDPTPNRLKSDLAFYPPVPQVQDLNWNNFSGELFCGWDYIPLRKEFFKTTNLPPITTDKENSSILELLVTAGGSDPAELTLKILQVLTYISEPWHAKVVIGPMFKNMDKIKEIAVGLGDRVKLVSNVKTMSQLMCQSDLAIASFGMTAYELAACRTPQLLLCMTDDHACSASALHATGAAISLGKYDLISEQKLTEILLKLISDKKLRADMIINAEKLNIGRGSSNIAESIIKRLKSK, encoded by the coding sequence TTGCCGAACGATTATATAAGGCTTTCATTCTTGATGCGTAAGCCAGCTAAAGTTGCACTCTTTTGTGAAGGAACCCCTGAAAAAGGGTTTGGGCATATCGGAAGATGTTTAGCTCTTGGCGCAGCGCTTAAGGATAAACACAGTAGTAACTGTCTGTTTGTATTTAGAGGAAGTGAATCTGCCCGTAATAAAATCTATGAAGCAGGCTTTGAAGTAGTAAAAGTCTCAGCCTTCGAATCATATGTATTTTCAGACGAAGATGCAGTTGTTTTGGACCTGCTAGTTCCTCTGGCAAGTTCCTTCTTCACAAATGCTGCGGCTAAAAAAATACTCATATGTACTATAGATGACCCCACACCGAACCGCTTGAAAAGTGACTTGGCTTTCTACCCTCCTGTCCCTCAGGTGCAGGATCTAAACTGGAATAACTTCTCTGGAGAACTTTTTTGCGGCTGGGACTACATTCCTCTTCGCAAAGAATTTTTTAAAACAACAAATCTTCCCCCAATAACTACAGACAAGGAAAATTCTTCCATACTTGAGCTACTTGTAACAGCAGGAGGAAGTGACCCTGCCGAGTTGACTTTAAAAATTTTACAAGTCTTAACGTACATCAGTGAGCCATGGCATGCAAAGGTAGTCATTGGTCCCATGTTCAAAAATATGGACAAAATAAAAGAGATAGCGGTAGGCCTTGGAGACAGAGTTAAACTTGTGAGCAATGTTAAAACCATGTCTCAACTAATGTGCCAAAGTGACTTAGCTATAGCCTCGTTCGGCATGACAGCTTATGAACTGGCCGCCTGCAGAACCCCGCAACTGTTGCTTTGTATGACCGACGATCATGCCTGCTCGGCATCAGCCTTGCACGCAACAGGAGCAGCAATATCACTAGGCAAATACGACCTTATTTCGGAACAAAAACTTACAGAAATCTTGCTTAAACTTATTTCTGATAAAAAGTTACGGGCAGACATGATTATAAATGCCGAAAAACTCAATATTGGCCGCGGATCATCAAACATTGCTGAGAGCATAATCAAACGACTTAAGTCCAAATAA
- the pseF gene encoding pseudaminic acid cytidylyltransferase, which yields MQIAIIPARGGSKRIPKKSTRHFLGKPLIAYAIEAARKSGFFDHIIVSTDSEEFAEVAIKYGAEAPFLRPAKLADDFAATAPVIEHALGWIKENLGEPERFCQFFANPFVTAKNITGGYKLLRKKRANCVLGVTEFAYPILRSFKMNDQGGVEYAFPEYAPSRSQDLPTFFHDAAQFYWHELTDIPEDRKVDLNLPYFLPRHMAVDIDTTEDWEIAERLYKAFILDA from the coding sequence ATGCAGATAGCAATCATCCCGGCTCGCGGCGGAAGCAAACGTATTCCTAAAAAATCAACACGCCATTTTCTGGGAAAACCTCTCATTGCTTATGCCATTGAAGCCGCCCGCAAGAGCGGATTTTTTGATCACATCATCGTGAGCACTGACAGTGAAGAATTTGCCGAAGTAGCTATAAAGTACGGAGCTGAAGCCCCATTTCTACGCCCAGCAAAGCTTGCTGACGATTTTGCCGCAACTGCTCCGGTAATAGAGCATGCTCTGGGATGGATAAAAGAAAACCTCGGTGAACCGGAAAGATTCTGCCAATTTTTTGCCAACCCTTTTGTAACAGCTAAAAATATAACCGGAGGGTACAAGCTGCTCCGTAAAAAAAGAGCAAACTGCGTTCTTGGAGTAACAGAGTTTGCCTACCCAATCCTTCGCTCTTTTAAAATGAATGATCAGGGCGGAGTGGAATATGCTTTCCCGGAATACGCTCCAAGTAGATCGCAGGATTTACCGACCTTTTTCCATGATGCGGCCCAGTTTTACTGGCATGAACTGACAGACATTCCTGAAGACCGTAAAGTCGACTTAAATCTGCCATACTTCTTACCACGTCATATGGCAGTGGATATTGATACAACGGAAGATTGGGAAATTGCCGAACGATTATATAAGGCTTTCATTCTTGATGCGTAA
- a CDS encoding phosphocholine cytidylyltransferase family protein, with product MKAVILAAGIGSRLSRPFPKSLSVLPYGETILGRQIRILKDLGVKEIIIVVGFKMTLIMENFPEVYYKYNPNYYITNTSKSLLCAIEDLDDDVLWMNGDVVFDKAIIREILRIKDENFVCVDCKSCGDEEVKYTRDADGYINEISKEVRNAEGEAVGINMIRKKDLKAYAEALRKCEDQDYFEKGIEIIIHDGIKIKPVDISDHKCIEVDFEEDWISAQASFKTRDNK from the coding sequence ATGAAAGCAGTCATCCTTGCAGCAGGTATCGGCAGTAGGCTCAGCAGACCTTTTCCAAAATCTCTTTCAGTCCTACCATACGGGGAAACCATTCTCGGTCGACAGATTAGGATTCTTAAGGATCTGGGAGTAAAGGAAATAATTATTGTCGTAGGTTTCAAAATGACCTTGATTATGGAAAATTTTCCGGAAGTCTACTACAAGTACAATCCTAACTATTACATCACCAACACTTCCAAAAGCCTCCTGTGTGCTATTGAGGACCTTGATGATGACGTCCTGTGGATGAACGGCGATGTTGTTTTTGACAAAGCAATTATTCGCGAAATTTTGAGAATTAAAGATGAAAACTTTGTCTGCGTTGACTGCAAGTCCTGCGGTGACGAAGAAGTCAAATACACTCGCGACGCAGATGGTTATATCAATGAAATTTCCAAAGAAGTCAGAAATGCGGAAGGCGAAGCTGTCGGAATCAATATGATCCGCAAAAAAGACCTTAAAGCATATGCTGAGGCTCTGCGCAAATGCGAAGATCAAGACTATTTTGAAAAAGGAATTGAAATAATTATCCATGACGGAATCAAAATTAAGCCTGTGGATATATCCGATCATAAATGTATCGAAGTAGATTTTGAAGAAGACTGGATCTCAGCTCAAGCAAGCTTTAAGACACGTGACAACAAATAA
- a CDS encoding CDP-glycerol glycerophosphotransferase family protein: MQQNEMEKLQKLASAIPKQKNLAIFFGRAGSHFMDNVKYFYIHCVNNQPELECLFMAFDKKEADILKRQGLPATWINHPDAADLMTKAGIVISDDFSWKDQGILWALLSEAKTVQLWHGIPLKAIGFPEINSTVNMNPEKAKHLTFAYSGYNSVVSTSPFFTERAFAKAFRAEEFVESGYPRNDVLMRRPTKYDMINTDRNLYGEIVKFRKLGGKTVFFMPTFRDVGGGPFEDGAIDLMRMSGFCKKNNLMFVCKFHPYLTLSKVSLPENIRMVDSKSDVYPLLPLCDVLLTDYSSVYFDFLLVDKPIVFYPYDYEKYISKNRELLFDYDSMTPGKKVSNENDLYTAFEDIMINNIDDFADVRQRLRDLSFSNADGFAAKRLGKHVVSNFL, translated from the coding sequence ATGCAGCAAAATGAAATGGAAAAACTTCAAAAACTGGCATCGGCAATCCCCAAACAGAAGAATCTTGCGATATTCTTCGGCCGTGCGGGAAGCCATTTTATGGACAATGTTAAGTATTTCTATATTCATTGCGTGAATAATCAACCAGAACTAGAATGTCTTTTTATGGCTTTTGATAAAAAGGAAGCTGATATTCTCAAACGACAGGGATTACCTGCGACATGGATAAATCATCCTGATGCGGCTGATCTTATGACAAAAGCAGGCATTGTCATTTCAGACGATTTTAGCTGGAAAGATCAAGGCATTTTATGGGCATTACTTTCAGAAGCAAAAACAGTACAACTTTGGCACGGCATTCCTTTAAAGGCCATCGGATTTCCTGAAATTAATTCCACTGTAAACATGAATCCTGAAAAAGCTAAGCATCTAACATTTGCGTATTCAGGATATAACTCCGTAGTTTCGACTTCTCCATTTTTCACTGAAAGGGCTTTTGCAAAAGCTTTCAGGGCTGAAGAATTTGTTGAGTCAGGATACCCACGCAACGATGTACTTATGCGTCGCCCCACCAAATATGACATGATCAACACAGACCGCAATCTTTACGGTGAAATTGTAAAATTCCGAAAGCTCGGCGGCAAAACGGTCTTTTTCATGCCTACTTTCCGTGACGTTGGTGGTGGACCATTTGAAGACGGGGCCATCGATTTGATGCGCATGTCAGGATTCTGCAAGAAAAACAATTTGATGTTCGTCTGTAAATTTCATCCGTATCTGACTTTAAGCAAAGTATCATTACCGGAGAACATCCGCATGGTGGATTCAAAAAGTGATGTATATCCCCTGCTTCCGCTTTGCGATGTTCTGCTTACGGATTATTCATCCGTTTATTTCGACTTTCTGCTGGTGGATAAACCTATAGTCTTCTATCCATATGATTATGAAAAATATATCAGTAAAAACCGAGAGCTCCTTTTCGATTACGATTCAATGACCCCCGGTAAGAAAGTGAGTAATGAAAATGATCTTTATACCGCTTTTGAAGATATTATGATAAATAATATTGATGATTTTGCTGATGTCAGACAAAGACTTAGAGATCTGTCTTTTAGCAACGCAGACGGTTTCGCGGCTAAGCGACTTGGTAAACATGTAGTTTCTAACTTTCTCTAA
- a CDS encoding ABC transporter substrate-binding protein, protein MTRYYLSLLIAAFLVAGTVLPCFAAQSEDVKEIGITYVKFPLNVPAIIAYKKNMFENEFKQDGITITRPELTSGPKQTQAMAADSVQFASVLGASSAIIAKSNGVDLKVIAVFARAPKAFNIMTANKSIKSIKDLKNKIIAGPKGTVLHQMLYAALLKDGLTPSDIKFVNMSIPQARAALMSGNVSAALVAGPSVPDMEKGGCHVIANGEGLIQGLIVVAVNNNFLKKHRDLVKRYLDVTKKSAEFMKNNPEKTFEIVAKETNLTVENVKKMFPWYDYSSAITDKDVKDLETTQKFLLDNGMMKNKINIKDLISNIEP, encoded by the coding sequence ATGACTCGCTATTATTTAAGCTTGCTGATTGCAGCATTCTTAGTTGCAGGAACAGTTCTACCATGCTTTGCAGCGCAAAGTGAAGATGTTAAGGAAATCGGTATCACATACGTAAAATTCCCTCTCAACGTGCCAGCCATTATTGCCTACAAAAAAAATATGTTTGAAAATGAGTTCAAACAGGACGGAATAACCATAACCCGTCCCGAGCTTACTTCCGGCCCAAAACAGACGCAGGCTATGGCTGCTGACTCAGTGCAATTTGCCAGCGTTCTCGGTGCATCGTCAGCCATTATTGCAAAATCCAACGGTGTCGACCTCAAAGTAATTGCCGTATTTGCGCGCGCACCCAAAGCGTTTAACATTATGACAGCAAACAAATCTATCAAGTCAATAAAAGACCTCAAAAATAAGATTATTGCAGGTCCTAAAGGAACAGTGCTGCACCAGATGCTCTATGCCGCGTTGCTTAAAGATGGGCTCACTCCTTCTGATATTAAATTCGTTAACATGTCCATTCCGCAAGCAAGAGCAGCTCTTATGAGCGGCAATGTTTCCGCAGCACTTGTTGCAGGGCCCAGCGTACCTGATATGGAAAAAGGCGGATGCCACGTTATTGCCAACGGTGAAGGATTGATTCAGGGACTGATTGTTGTTGCCGTTAACAACAATTTTTTAAAGAAGCACCGTGATCTTGTTAAACGATATCTGGATGTAACTAAAAAATCCGCTGAATTTATGAAAAATAATCCTGAAAAAACATTTGAGATAGTGGCTAAAGAAACAAATCTCACCGTAGAAAATGTTAAAAAAATGTTCCCTTGGTACGATTACTCTTCTGCAATTACGGATAAAGACGTCAAAGACCTTGAAACAACTCAAAAGTTCTTGCTTGATAATGGAATGATGAAAAATAAAATTAATATTAAGGATCTCATTTCAAATATTGAACCTTAG
- a CDS encoding ABC transporter ATP-binding protein, protein MPIIKIDNLCKSYCLNGGYFQALQGISTRIEHGSFVTIVGKSGCGKTTLLKILCGLKKPTEGSFSFLKDDGSPSAAKIGVVFQEARLMPWMTVEKNMTFGMDKKLSKDEASETLESSLQMLNLQKFRKAYPRQISGGMAQRVALGRTLCANPDVILMDEPFGALDAFTRRNLQKELTEIFLDQSKTIIFVTHDVGEATYLGQRVLVMEEGAITADLPVDLRYPRATQSETFFRTRENILSAILLDDEFKK, encoded by the coding sequence ATGCCAATTATTAAAATAGACAATTTGTGCAAATCATACTGCTTAAACGGCGGCTATTTTCAAGCCCTGCAGGGAATATCAACCAGAATAGAACACGGCAGTTTCGTTACCATTGTCGGTAAAAGCGGATGCGGAAAAACTACCTTACTGAAAATCTTATGCGGCCTAAAAAAACCAACGGAAGGAAGTTTTAGCTTTCTCAAAGATGATGGTTCTCCGTCAGCAGCTAAAATAGGAGTTGTTTTTCAGGAAGCCAGACTTATGCCATGGATGACTGTTGAAAAAAATATGACTTTCGGAATGGATAAAAAACTTTCAAAAGATGAAGCCAGCGAAACACTTGAATCAAGCCTGCAAATGCTGAATCTGCAAAAATTTAGAAAAGCCTACCCTCGTCAGATTTCTGGAGGAATGGCACAACGCGTTGCTCTAGGCAGAACTCTTTGCGCAAACCCCGACGTCATTCTCATGGACGAACCATTTGGCGCACTGGATGCTTTTACACGGCGCAACCTGCAAAAAGAACTGACTGAAATATTTCTTGATCAGTCAAAAACAATAATCTTCGTTACCCACGATGTGGGCGAAGCAACCTACCTTGGACAGCGCGTGCTGGTCATGGAGGAAGGTGCAATTACTGCCGATTTACCTGTTGACCTCCGATACCCACGCGCAACTCAATCCGAGACTTTTTTCAGAACTCGAGAAAATATTTTATCCGCAATTTTGCTGGATGATGAATTTAAAAAATAA
- a CDS encoding ABC transporter permease: MQIIKSLIIPLIFFSFWCIGSALGSFNEFLLPSPIKVYAAGLELLQNGVLLPNIYTSLYRVLIGFFITVAFAFPLGILVGLNRRAQELLIAPLDFLRHIPPLALTPLLILWCGIGEASKLSVIILATFFPIFLNTVNGVSHCDSKLIEVGKVMGLSHMAIIGRIILPASLPSIMTGLRLGLGFSWRALIGAELLAAASGLGYMIIDAEQFSRTDIVIVGILSIGILGYAMDLAFLWISKRIMPWQKEFTTNANY; this comes from the coding sequence ATGCAAATAATAAAATCACTCATAATTCCACTCATTTTTTTTTCCTTCTGGTGCATAGGGTCAGCACTGGGAAGTTTTAATGAGTTTCTTCTTCCATCACCGATTAAGGTTTATGCGGCAGGGCTGGAACTTCTACAAAACGGAGTTCTGCTGCCAAACATTTATACAAGCCTTTACAGAGTCCTTATCGGATTTTTTATTACTGTTGCCTTCGCATTCCCTCTTGGCATTTTGGTAGGCTTAAATCGGCGCGCTCAGGAACTACTGATAGCTCCGCTTGATTTTCTGCGACATATCCCTCCACTGGCACTGACTCCGCTCCTTATTCTGTGGTGCGGTATCGGCGAGGCGTCAAAACTTTCTGTAATAATTCTGGCTACTTTTTTCCCAATTTTCTTAAATACTGTGAACGGAGTTTCCCACTGCGATAGCAAGCTTATTGAAGTCGGCAAAGTCATGGGGCTCAGCCATATGGCAATAATCGGCCGGATTATTCTACCGGCATCATTGCCTTCGATAATGACAGGGTTAAGACTTGGACTTGGGTTCTCGTGGCGAGCACTTATCGGAGCAGAACTTTTAGCGGCAGCGTCCGGTCTTGGGTACATGATCATAGATGCAGAGCAATTTTCCCGCACAGATATTGTAATTGTCGGCATTCTTTCCATCGGTATTCTCGGGTATGCCATGGATCTGGCTTTTCTGTGGATAAGCAAACGCATAATGCCTTGGCAAAAAGAGTTCACTACCAATGCCAATTATTAA
- a CDS encoding metal-dependent phosphohydrolase, translating to MERREFLKMGVAAGAMVAASALPALADPSYTSFTLKECFAMTPQQMAEQSGAVMQGWKYIHTQAAGIRNPQIRNSVVEIINNPAPQLLDVVLSRKKEVYKELDKNGWVKGVSYEAFLPENGSPAKANQPFFTSPGSGYSSHHCYPGGLATHTALNLKMSLALYENYSDIYEFNLDRDVVVAAQILHDLHKPWVFQWQKNGECRTEQSLAGTGEHHVLGVAESIVRGLPAEVCVAQACAHGHPGFAKDEASAVNWLKAAAIIANVDPVKYGLLEKGGESLPLPRSMEAFVTHLGDHDWVLTVPAAHWLIPATEEIAMQDYGFKKSDLGSAKFHAFRNLVFSQATVMSLYHLMQKDGKDALRKQINSIVVKA from the coding sequence ATGGAAAGACGTGAATTTTTGAAAATGGGCGTCGCGGCAGGGGCCATGGTTGCAGCTTCAGCACTTCCGGCATTAGCGGACCCGTCTTATACTAGTTTTACACTTAAAGAATGTTTTGCGATGACTCCGCAGCAGATGGCAGAGCAGTCCGGAGCAGTTATGCAGGGTTGGAAATATATTCATACGCAGGCTGCGGGTATCCGTAATCCTCAAATAAGAAACTCTGTTGTTGAAATTATAAATAATCCAGCTCCCCAATTATTAGACGTTGTTTTATCCCGTAAGAAAGAAGTTTATAAAGAACTGGACAAAAACGGCTGGGTGAAGGGCGTTTCATACGAAGCATTTCTACCTGAGAACGGTTCTCCTGCTAAAGCCAACCAGCCATTTTTTACATCACCGGGTAGCGGATATTCGAGCCATCACTGTTACCCCGGCGGACTTGCCACCCATACCGCTTTGAATCTTAAAATGTCTCTGGCTCTTTATGAAAATTATTCTGATATTTATGAATTCAATCTTGATAGAGATGTTGTTGTAGCTGCTCAGATCCTTCACGATCTGCACAAACCATGGGTGTTTCAGTGGCAGAAAAATGGGGAATGCAGAACTGAACAATCACTTGCCGGAACAGGTGAGCATCATGTCTTAGGAGTTGCGGAAAGCATCGTTCGCGGTCTGCCTGCTGAAGTTTGTGTTGCGCAGGCCTGTGCACATGGGCATCCCGGGTTCGCTAAAGATGAAGCTTCTGCTGTTAACTGGCTTAAAGCTGCTGCAATTATTGCGAACGTTGATCCTGTTAAGTACGGACTTCTTGAAAAGGGCGGAGAATCACTTCCCTTGCCACGCAGCATGGAAGCTTTTGTAACTCACTTAGGTGACCATGACTGGGTGCTTACGGTTCCTGCCGCACATTGGCTTATTCCTGCAACTGAAGAAATTGCTATGCAGGATTACGGCTTTAAAAAGTCTGATCTTGGTTCTGCAAAGTTTCATGCATTCAGGAACCTTGTTTTCAGTCAGGCTACCGTTATGAGTTTGTATCATTTGATGCAGAAAGACGGGAAAGATGCGTTGCGTAAACAGATAAACAGTATTGTGGTCAAAGCATAA